In candidate division WOR-3 bacterium, the DNA window CAAAACTTCTTGATCATGAAACAGCGGCGAAGATCCAGATGGAAACAGGGGACTTACTGATTATTACGGCGGGTGACGATACCGTATTCACTTTTCTCGGCGGACTCAGAAACGAAATCGCTGCCGAATACAATCTATATAAAAAAGATTATATGTTTCTGTGGGTCTATGACTTTCCCCTGTTTGAGATTGACGGAAAGACCGGTAAGATTACGGCGAGCCATCACATCTTCACCCAGCCCAGGAAAGAAGATCTTCCTTATCTTGATTCAGACCCCCTGCGTGTCCGCGGCAGACTTTATGATCTGGTGTGCAACGGGAACGAACTTGCGTCCGGCAGTATCAGAAACCACAACAGGGCATTGCAGGAGAAATTGTTTGAAATCGCCGGTATGGATAAGAATAAATACACGATGCTTCTGAACGCCTTAGAGTATGGCGCACCGCCGCACGGCGGGATCGCTCCGGGCATAGATCGTATCGTGATGATTCTCGCCGGGTTGACTTCAATCAGGGACGTCATCGCTTTCCCGAAGACCACTACAGCTCAGGGGTTGATGGAAAAGATTCCTGATGAGGTGACACCGGAACAGTTAAAAGAACTGCATTTGAAGTTCGATTAAATAAGAGGAGGTAAAAATGAAGTTGAAGAAAACAGGTTTCATTGTTATATTTTTATGTTTATTTATGTTGCCCGCTTACGGATTGGTTTTTAAAAGCGGTGACGACATAACGGTTGCCGAAGACCAGGTTATCGATGACGACCTCATTGCGTTCGGACAGAAGATTTTGATCAAAGGCGACGTGAACGGTGATCTTTATGCCTTTGGTCAGAGCGTCACCGTGCTTGGAAATATTCAGGGGACGATCTTCTGCGGCGCAGGGAATATCGATATCAAGGCGAAGAGTGTAAAGAGTATCTGGGCGGGCGGCGGTAATATTTCAATCAACGGCAGGGTTTCCCGAAATGTGGTGCTTGCCGGAGGACAGCTGTACATAGACGGTGATGCAGGTATCGGTCGGGACCTCAAGGCTTTCGGCGGCAACCTTGAAATCGACGGTGATGTAGCCGGGTCGATCAAAGCCGGGGTCGGTAAGTTCACGATGAACGGTTCAGGCGGTGATGTCAGGGTTGATGCGGATAAGATTGTGATTGAGTCCGGGACAGAGATCTCCGGTGACCTTATAGTGAGAGGCAAAAACAAGCCTGAGATTGAAGATGGGGCGGTCATCAGTGGAGAGATAAAGTTTGAAGAACCCGTAGAAAAAGAGAAAGAACAGCCCAGCCTTTCAACCGTGGCACCGATGATCGGTTTCTTGGCATTGTTTTTGAAAGTGGTCTTTTTCATCGCCAAGATACTGGTCGGGATTCTTCTTATTGCTACAGCAAAGAATTTCGTCCGTCGCGTAATGGATACCCTGATTAATGAACCGTGGAAATCACTGGGGTTCGGAGCATTGGGTCTGTTTGTTATTCCGATCGTCGTGGTTATTCTGATTGCACTCCTTATCGGTTTGCCGCTTGCTATTTTCGGTATATATCTGTATACGATATTCTTCTATGTCTCGTCGATATTCATCGCCCTGGTAATCGGCGAAAAGCTGATCGCCCTCTTCAAGAAAGAAGGAGACATCTCCCTCTATCTTTCATTTCTGGTCGGTATGGTCGTTCTCTTTATCATCACCCTCATTCCGGTGCTCGGTTTTATCGTAAAGTTCTTTGTGGTGTTGTTCGGAGGAGGAATGTTCCTTCTCGGCACCTTAAATTTATGCCGGGAGATTAAAGAAAAAGAATTGATATAATGCATATCCTCGTCGTGGATGATGAAGAAGCCCAGCGCGCCCTGCTGGCCGATTATTTAAAGAAAAAGGGTTATATTGTAACGACGGCTGCTTCGGGCAAGGAAGCGATAGAGAAGAACCGCACCACAGGTTTCGACCTTGCAATCCTGGATTTAAAGATGCCTGAGATCGACGGGCTCGAAACGATGATGAAGATGAAGGAGATCGACCCGCAGACTTATTTTATCATCCTCACCGGTTTTGGAACCGTGGAGTCCGCGGTTGAGGCGATGAAGATCGGCGCCTACGACTATTTGAGTAAACCGGTTAATCTCGATGAGCTGGATTTGAAGATCGAGCGTATCGAGGAAGAAGAAAATTTGCATCGGGAACTGGAGATTTTAAGAGAAGAAGCGGCAGAGGAGTTTGAAGCGGAATCCATCGTCGCCGAGAGCAGAAAGATGAAAGAGGTTCTTAATATGGTCTCAAGGGTGGCGAAATCGGATTCAACGATATTGATCAGCGGAGAGTCTGGAACCGGTAAAGAAGTGGTTGCACGTCTGCTTCACAATCTCAGTAACAGAAAACACAACCGCTTTATCGCAATTTCCTGTGCGGCTTTGCCCGAGACCCTCCTGGAAAGCGAACTCTTCGGTTATGAACGGGGTGCATTCTCCGGTGCGGAAAAACGCAAGATCGGCAAGTTCGAGCTTGCCGACAAAGGTACCCTCTTCCTTGATGAGATCGGTGATCTGCCTCTCAGTACCCAGGTCAAGCTTCTGCGGGTGCTTCAGGAATTCACCTTTGAACGTCTCGGCAGTAATATACCGATCAAGGTCGATGTCCGTTTGATTTCAGCGACGAATCAGGATTTGAAGAAAAAGATCGCCGAAAAGAAATTCCGTGAAGACCTTTTTTATCGTTTGAATGTGATATCAATCGATCTTGCACCTTTGCGGGAGAGAAAAGAGGATATTAAACCCCTGGCTGAGCACTTCATACGAAAATTTTCCTGCAGGTGCAACAAAAAGATACGCGGGCTTTCCCGAAGCGCCCTTGATAAATTGATGCGCTATGATTGGCCCGGAAACATCAGGGAACTGGAGAATGTTATGGAACGGGCTGTCGTGTTGTGCCGCACGAATTTAATCGATGCGAAAGATCTTCCTTTCGG includes these proteins:
- a CDS encoding sigma-54-dependent Fis family transcriptional regulator, with product MHILVVDDEEAQRALLADYLKKKGYIVTTAASGKEAIEKNRTTGFDLAILDLKMPEIDGLETMMKMKEIDPQTYFIILTGFGTVESAVEAMKIGAYDYLSKPVNLDELDLKIERIEEEENLHRELEILREEAAEEFEAESIVAESRKMKEVLNMVSRVAKSDSTILISGESGTGKEVVARLLHNLSNRKHNRFIAISCAALPETLLESELFGYERGAFSGAEKRKIGKFELADKGTLFLDEIGDLPLSTQVKLLRVLQEFTFERLGSNIPIKVDVRLISATNQDLKKKIAEKKFREDLFYRLNVISIDLAPLRERKEDIKPLAEHFIRKFSCRCNKKIRGLSRSALDKLMRYDWPGNIRELENVMERAVVLCRTNLIDAKDLPFGGASEPVCFETETLRGIEEKHIRTMLEKTGWNLMETARRLGIHRNTLRLKIKEYKIEKKK